In Microbacterium binotii, one DNA window encodes the following:
- a CDS encoding alpha/beta fold hydrolase, which translates to MTSSSSSAPMTQRLRVDGGEIGFDVAGEGPLLLLVPGMGELRSSYRHLAPLLIARGYRVATADLRGHGDSSADFGAYGDVPTASDIAALVRHLGAPATIVGNSMAAGAAVIVAAEHPELVSGLVLVGPFVRIPPNQSKVAALMFRMLMARPWAVAAWNAYLATLYSGAKPADFETYRAAMIQAMRRPGYARSFRLTTRTDHGDAERSLARVTAPALVVMGSADPDFADPAAEAAWIAETLHGTSVMIEDAGHYPQSQQPEHTADAILAFLHEGSERA; encoded by the coding sequence ATGACCTCTTCATCCTCCTCCGCCCCGATGACGCAGCGCCTCCGCGTCGACGGCGGCGAGATCGGCTTCGACGTCGCGGGCGAGGGCCCGCTCCTGCTGCTCGTGCCCGGAATGGGTGAGCTTCGCTCCTCGTACCGGCATCTCGCCCCCCTGCTCATCGCGCGGGGCTACCGCGTCGCCACGGCCGACCTCCGCGGTCACGGCGACAGCTCGGCGGACTTCGGCGCCTACGGCGACGTGCCCACCGCATCCGACATCGCCGCCCTCGTCCGGCACCTCGGCGCCCCCGCGACCATCGTCGGCAACTCGATGGCGGCCGGCGCCGCGGTGATCGTCGCCGCCGAGCACCCCGAGCTCGTGTCGGGGCTCGTGCTCGTCGGGCCGTTCGTGCGCATCCCGCCGAACCAGAGCAAGGTCGCGGCCCTGATGTTCCGGATGCTGATGGCCCGCCCTTGGGCCGTCGCCGCCTGGAACGCGTATCTCGCCACTCTGTACTCGGGCGCGAAGCCCGCCGACTTCGAGACCTACCGAGCCGCGATGATCCAGGCGATGCGGCGTCCCGGGTACGCGCGGTCCTTCCGCCTCACCACGCGCACCGACCACGGCGACGCCGAGCGCAGCCTCGCACGCGTCACCGCGCCCGCGCTGGTCGTCATGGGCAGCGCCGACCCCGATTTCGCCGACCCCGCCGCCGAGGCCGCGTGGATCGCCGAGACCCTGCACGGCACGAGCGTCATGATCGAGGATGCGGGCCACTACCCGCAGTCCCAGCAGCCCGAGCACACGGCCGACGCCATCCTCGCCTTCCTGCACGAGGGGAGCGAGCGTGCCTAG
- a CDS encoding TetR-like C-terminal domain-containing protein yields MPRAGLTPAIVIERAAALLDAPDAGPLSFAALADDLGVRAPSLYKHVDGLAGLERGVMLRAKTELGHTLARATVGRSRGDAIRAMGHAYRDWALAHPGQYPLTITAPVPGDTEDERASASVLEVVTGVLVGYGLEGDDAIDAVRFLRASLHGFLSLETSHAFELPVDIERTFARTIDTVAASFEIWGRA; encoded by the coding sequence GTGCCTAGGGCCGGGCTCACACCTGCGATCGTCATCGAACGCGCGGCCGCCTTGCTCGACGCTCCGGATGCGGGACCATTGAGCTTCGCCGCGCTCGCCGACGACCTCGGCGTTCGTGCACCGTCGCTGTACAAGCACGTCGACGGGCTCGCGGGACTGGAGCGGGGCGTCATGCTCCGCGCCAAGACCGAGCTCGGGCACACGCTCGCCCGCGCGACAGTGGGCCGCTCACGGGGCGACGCCATCCGCGCGATGGGGCACGCCTACCGCGACTGGGCACTCGCCCACCCGGGCCAGTACCCGCTGACGATCACCGCCCCGGTCCCGGGCGACACGGAGGACGAGCGGGCCTCCGCATCCGTTCTCGAGGTGGTCACGGGTGTGCTCGTCGGGTACGGCCTCGAGGGCGACGACGCGATCGACGCGGTCCGATTCCTCCGCGCGAGTCTCCACGGCTTCCTCTCGCTGGAGACCTCTCACGCGTTCGAGCTTCCCGTCGACATCGAGCGGACCTTCGCGCGGACGATCGACACCGTCGCCGCATCCTTCGAGATCTGGGGCCGGGCGTGA
- a CDS encoding DUF4260 family protein has product MSTAAARQSPIPATPVPAIQRLEGAAIAVATVVVFVTAGFAWWWLAALFLLFDLSMLGYAFGISVGALVYNLAHNYAAPLTLLGLYTGLTAAGVAAPALAIIAACWLFHVGADRALGYGPRPKTWPDAAATAAR; this is encoded by the coding sequence GTGAGCACCGCGGCCGCGCGCCAGTCGCCGATACCGGCAACGCCCGTGCCTGCGATCCAGCGCCTCGAAGGCGCGGCCATCGCCGTCGCCACGGTCGTCGTGTTCGTGACGGCGGGCTTCGCGTGGTGGTGGTTGGCCGCGCTCTTCCTGCTCTTCGATCTGTCGATGCTGGGCTACGCGTTCGGCATCAGCGTCGGCGCGTTGGTCTACAACCTCGCCCACAACTACGCGGCGCCCCTGACCCTGCTCGGCCTGTACACCGGGCTGACCGCCGCCGGCGTCGCGGCGCCCGCCCTCGCCATCATCGCCGCCTGCTGGCTGTTCCACGTCGGCGCAGACCGCGCCCTCGGGTACGGCCCCCGCCCGAAGACATGGCCGGATGCGGCCGCCACCGCCGCTCGGTGA
- a CDS encoding alpha/beta fold hydrolase has protein sequence MKKRTRITLTVAAALVLVPTVGVGAMAAVNAVATNSEASQISPYGQRVSVDGREMNVVVSGDHEQTIVLLPGLGTAAPGLDFAPLIDQLDDDYRVIAVEPFGTGLSDGTDVPRTSENISREVHEALQQLGVQKYTLMGHSIAGIYALTYTSLFPDEVTAFVGIDNSVPDQPGSDEPIPTDALVLLNDLGITRALQTVSPDPYEGLPYDERTKQQMRMLAARNTTAATMIDEMQHASRNFADASGARFAASLPVLLFVRENDTDVADWVSLHERQAASVDRGELVVMTGDHYLHHTLASQIAAQTKRFLDG, from the coding sequence ATGAAGAAACGCACCAGGATCACCCTCACCGTCGCCGCAGCCCTCGTGCTCGTCCCAACGGTCGGCGTCGGCGCGATGGCGGCCGTGAACGCCGTCGCCACGAACTCCGAAGCCTCGCAGATCAGCCCTTACGGACAGCGCGTGAGCGTCGACGGTCGCGAGATGAACGTCGTCGTCAGCGGCGATCACGAGCAGACGATCGTGCTGCTGCCCGGACTCGGGACGGCAGCCCCCGGTCTCGATTTCGCCCCGCTCATCGACCAGCTCGACGACGACTACCGCGTGATCGCCGTCGAGCCGTTCGGCACGGGGCTCAGCGACGGCACCGACGTCCCCCGCACCTCGGAGAACATCTCCCGCGAGGTGCACGAGGCTCTGCAGCAGCTCGGGGTGCAGAAGTACACGCTCATGGGCCACTCGATCGCCGGGATCTACGCGCTCACCTACACCTCGCTCTTCCCGGATGAGGTGACCGCCTTCGTGGGCATCGACAACAGCGTGCCGGACCAGCCGGGATCGGACGAGCCGATCCCCACTGACGCACTCGTGCTGCTGAACGACCTCGGCATCACACGCGCGCTGCAGACCGTCTCGCCCGATCCCTACGAGGGACTCCCCTACGACGAGCGCACGAAGCAGCAGATGCGCATGCTCGCCGCGCGCAACACGACGGCCGCGACCATGATCGACGAGATGCAGCACGCGAGCCGGAACTTCGCGGATGCGAGCGGAGCACGATTCGCCGCATCCCTCCCGGTCCTGCTGTTCGTGAGAGAGAACGACACGGATGTGGCGGACTGGGTGTCGCTGCACGAGCGTCAGGCGGCATCGGTGGACCGCGGCGAGCTCGTCGTCATGACCGGGGACCACTACCTGCACCACACGCTCGCGTCGCAGATCGCCGCCCAGACGAAGCGGTTCCTCGACGGCTGA
- a CDS encoding alpha/beta hydrolase family protein, translating into MSSPRSLVRLWSLFAIAVALVLAGGATAALVQTSAGSVQVRDVTFTGTAGTSVSGLLYVPATATPETPAPAVLAVHGYVNSREMQTANAVELSRRGYVVLALDQAGHGRSDAPAFGNGFNGPAGLAYLRGLDIVDPDNIGLEGHSLGGSTVMNAAAAFPDGYASMVLLDSATGFFGPEGTPDFPRNTLVVFAEWEEFSGSMWASPNTRDLTSSPKLMTMFGTDEPVVPGQLYGSIDDGTARELLRPANNHPGVTHDPAVTQEIVAWFDKTLEGGHDAAGQTWWIKELGTLVAMIGGVLVIFATGGLLLATGFFSAIRRPVPAAAGSRWGWPWIVSAILTTGIPAFTFFWFNTWGAAWIPAGPVFGQSYSTGIVVWALLNGIIGLAIYAVTAWVQRRRNPLVAVRAAEVEGAPALRRGTLIGRAAVLSLLSVGAAYLLVVISDWLFKSDFRFYVLQLQPLTATRFALFALYLLPFTAFFLMLTFTLHRTLRWTGRPTSMRSEMIASAIVLPAGFVVLEIINYVPLFVSGELALPGESLLTIIGYPFIVVLAVVGALSTYFFHKTGTIYVGAFVSALLVTWNVVGGTAVQGDVQEWGGLAMTVRVVLPLLLALVLVVVAVRLRRRSVDKSEIDA; encoded by the coding sequence ATGTCCTCTCCCCGATCCCTCGTGAGGCTGTGGTCGCTGTTCGCGATCGCGGTGGCTCTCGTGCTGGCCGGCGGCGCCACGGCTGCCCTCGTGCAGACATCGGCCGGTTCCGTCCAGGTGCGCGACGTCACCTTCACCGGCACGGCCGGTACGAGCGTGTCCGGACTGCTCTACGTGCCCGCCACGGCCACGCCCGAGACTCCGGCGCCCGCGGTTCTGGCGGTGCACGGCTACGTCAACTCGCGTGAGATGCAGACGGCGAACGCGGTCGAGCTGAGCCGCCGCGGATACGTCGTTCTCGCCCTCGACCAGGCAGGACACGGTCGCTCGGACGCTCCTGCGTTCGGCAACGGTTTCAACGGTCCCGCGGGCCTCGCGTACCTCCGCGGCCTCGACATCGTCGACCCCGACAACATCGGCCTCGAGGGGCACTCGCTGGGTGGTTCGACGGTCATGAACGCGGCCGCCGCCTTCCCCGACGGATACGCATCCATGGTCCTGCTGGACTCGGCCACCGGCTTCTTCGGCCCCGAGGGCACGCCCGACTTCCCGCGCAACACCCTCGTCGTCTTCGCCGAGTGGGAGGAGTTCTCCGGATCCATGTGGGCCTCGCCCAACACGCGGGATCTGACCTCGAGCCCGAAGCTCATGACGATGTTCGGCACCGACGAGCCGGTCGTTCCGGGCCAGCTGTACGGCTCCATCGACGACGGCACCGCGCGCGAACTCCTGCGCCCGGCCAACAACCACCCGGGTGTGACGCACGATCCCGCCGTGACGCAGGAGATCGTGGCGTGGTTCGACAAGACCCTGGAGGGCGGCCACGACGCGGCCGGCCAGACCTGGTGGATCAAGGAGCTCGGCACCCTCGTCGCGATGATCGGCGGCGTGCTCGTGATCTTCGCCACGGGCGGACTCCTGCTGGCGACCGGCTTCTTCTCGGCGATCCGTCGGCCCGTGCCCGCGGCCGCGGGGAGCCGGTGGGGCTGGCCGTGGATCGTCTCGGCGATCCTCACGACCGGCATCCCTGCGTTCACCTTCTTCTGGTTCAACACGTGGGGCGCCGCCTGGATCCCTGCGGGCCCCGTGTTCGGGCAGTCCTACTCGACCGGCATCGTCGTGTGGGCGCTGCTGAACGGGATCATCGGCCTCGCGATCTACGCGGTCACCGCGTGGGTGCAGCGCCGTCGCAACCCCCTCGTAGCCGTGCGCGCGGCCGAGGTGGAGGGTGCCCCGGCGCTTCGTCGCGGCACTCTGATCGGCCGGGCCGCGGTGCTCTCACTGCTCAGTGTGGGTGCGGCCTACCTGCTCGTGGTGATCTCCGACTGGCTGTTCAAGAGCGACTTCCGCTTCTACGTCCTGCAGCTGCAGCCGTTGACGGCAACGCGCTTCGCGCTGTTCGCCCTGTACCTGCTGCCGTTCACGGCGTTCTTCCTGATGCTCACCTTCACCCTCCACCGGACGCTGCGATGGACCGGGCGCCCCACGTCGATGCGCTCGGAGATGATCGCCTCCGCGATCGTGCTGCCCGCCGGCTTCGTCGTGCTGGAGATCATCAACTACGTTCCGCTGTTCGTCAGCGGTGAGCTCGCGCTTCCGGGCGAGTCGCTCCTGACGATCATCGGGTACCCGTTCATCGTCGTGCTGGCGGTCGTCGGCGCCCTGTCGACGTACTTCTTCCACAAGACCGGCACCATCTACGTCGGAGCCTTCGTCTCGGCCCTGCTGGTCACGTGGAACGTCGTGGGTGGCACGGCCGTCCAGGGCGACGTGCAGGAGTGGGGCGGGCTGGCGATGACCGTGCGCGTCGTCCTCCCGCTGCTGCTGGCACTTGTTCTCGTCGTCGTGGCCGTGCGTTTGCGCCGGCGCTCCGTCGACAAGAGCGAGATCGACGCCTGA
- a CDS encoding CatA-like O-acetyltransferase, producing the protein MDAPHPIDLEAWPRRRHFEHYLNAVPCTYAITVEVDATEFAAAVRRTGRRTYISQIWALARLVNRHDEFRMTRDGAGAPAVWAHAHPSFTIFNAERETFASVWTPFDPDYAAFHDAAAQVIAEHAASTEFFPQGPPPPNSFDVSSLPWTSFTGFTLNIDGGSQHLAPIFTLGRYVEREGRLLLPLAVQIHHAVADGFHTARLITEFRELLADPAWVTG; encoded by the coding sequence ATGGACGCCCCGCATCCCATCGACCTCGAGGCGTGGCCGCGCCGCCGGCACTTCGAGCACTACCTCAACGCCGTGCCCTGCACGTACGCGATCACCGTCGAGGTCGACGCGACGGAGTTCGCCGCCGCCGTCCGCCGGACGGGACGACGCACCTACATCTCGCAGATCTGGGCGCTCGCCCGGCTCGTCAACCGCCACGACGAATTCCGGATGACACGGGACGGCGCCGGCGCACCGGCCGTCTGGGCGCACGCGCATCCCTCGTTCACGATCTTCAACGCCGAGCGCGAGACCTTCGCGAGCGTCTGGACGCCCTTCGATCCGGACTACGCCGCCTTCCACGACGCTGCCGCGCAGGTCATCGCGGAGCACGCCGCGTCCACCGAGTTCTTCCCGCAGGGACCGCCGCCGCCGAACAGCTTCGACGTCTCGAGCCTGCCCTGGACGAGCTTCACCGGTTTCACCCTGAACATCGACGGCGGCTCGCAGCACCTGGCTCCGATCTTCACCCTCGGTCGCTACGTCGAGCGGGAAGGGCGCCTGCTGCTGCCGCTCGCGGTTCAGATCCACCATGCCGTCGCAGACGGGTTCCACACGGCGCGCCTGATCACCGAGTTCCGCGAGCTCCTCGCCGACCCCGCCTGGGTGACCGGCTGA
- a CDS encoding helix-turn-helix domain-containing protein, with translation MVPHEESKGPQGPDLVYGWLNPASAEKDAQDNNDVIVVSGMTGEPPTVRASFALGALEVALVAGGAVEVEPWETSRQWQGVVVGYLVSGSMSVSQEERTVELGPGDIVLYTGAHGYRISAPGSHEYLLVRIPTSVLALRHGELTTLLAADLTPLGATPLLRAVMSTLASPDSRPSDAAAGHVADALVAAVHAVLADGRAPGTATVLSLFHSLVLWVEEHLQDAELDAARIARAHELSPRAVRRVFAANGVTVSSLVRERRLERIRDELVDPAHARESIGTIAARWGFPDPATLSSAFTRRYGASPRRYRADLQRQGQPGAAG, from the coding sequence ATGGTGCCGCACGAGGAGTCGAAGGGTCCGCAGGGGCCCGACCTCGTCTACGGGTGGCTGAATCCCGCGTCTGCGGAGAAGGACGCACAGGACAACAACGACGTCATCGTCGTCTCGGGGATGACGGGCGAACCGCCGACCGTGAGGGCGAGCTTCGCGCTCGGCGCGTTGGAAGTAGCCCTCGTCGCGGGCGGCGCCGTCGAGGTCGAGCCCTGGGAGACCTCGCGTCAGTGGCAGGGCGTCGTCGTGGGCTACCTCGTCTCGGGATCGATGAGCGTCTCGCAGGAGGAGCGGACGGTCGAGCTGGGCCCCGGCGACATCGTGCTCTACACGGGCGCCCACGGCTACCGCATCAGCGCACCCGGCTCTCACGAGTACCTGCTCGTGCGCATTCCGACCTCCGTCCTGGCGCTGCGCCACGGCGAGCTCACGACACTGCTCGCCGCAGACCTCACGCCGCTCGGGGCAACACCCCTGCTCCGCGCGGTGATGTCGACCCTGGCGTCCCCGGACTCCCGCCCGTCCGACGCTGCCGCGGGTCACGTCGCCGATGCGCTCGTCGCCGCCGTACACGCGGTGCTCGCCGACGGCCGCGCGCCCGGCACCGCGACCGTGCTCTCGCTCTTCCACTCGCTCGTGCTGTGGGTCGAGGAGCACCTGCAGGACGCGGAACTCGACGCCGCGCGCATCGCCCGAGCACACGAGCTGTCGCCCCGCGCGGTGCGGCGGGTGTTCGCGGCCAACGGCGTGACGGTGTCGAGCCTCGTGCGCGAGCGCCGTCTGGAGCGCATCCGCGACGAGCTCGTCGACCCTGCGCACGCCCGCGAGAGCATCGGCACGATCGCCGCCCGCTGGGGCTTCCCCGACCCCGCCACCCTCTCGAGCGCCTTCACCCGCCGCTACGGCGCCTCGCCGCGGCGGTACCGGGCAGACCTGCAGCGACAGGGACAGCCCGGCGCCGCCGGCTGA
- the pcaC gene encoding 4-carboxymuconolactone decarboxylase — MSRPSGEGRSDEQRYDDGMRVRREVLGDAHVDRAVAGTAPETADFQDLITRYAWGDIWSRTGLARRDRSIAVLTALIALGHHEEFAMHVRAAQRNGLTREEIVEVVLQSAIYCGVPAANTAFRIVKDVFAEE, encoded by the coding sequence ATGAGCCGGCCGAGCGGAGAAGGGCGCAGCGACGAGCAGCGCTACGACGACGGGATGCGGGTGCGCCGCGAAGTGCTCGGCGACGCCCACGTCGATCGCGCGGTCGCCGGCACGGCCCCGGAGACCGCGGACTTCCAGGACCTCATCACGCGCTACGCCTGGGGCGACATCTGGTCGCGAACGGGTCTGGCCCGGCGCGACCGTTCGATCGCGGTGCTGACGGCGCTGATCGCCCTCGGTCACCACGAGGAGTTCGCGATGCACGTGCGCGCCGCGCAGCGCAACGGACTGACCCGCGAGGAGATCGTCGAGGTCGTACTGCAGTCGGCGATCTACTGCGGCGTGCCGGCGGCGAACACCGCGTTCCGCATCGTGAAAGACGTCTTCGCCGAGGAGTGA
- a CDS encoding alpha/beta fold hydrolase, whose protein sequence is MTQPAIALTEPTGPADAPLVVLGSSLGTSTILWEDVVPLLVDDYRVVSWDLPGHGAAPAPTAPFTVAEIADAVADAVRSIGGDDILYAGVSLGGATGLELLLRHPGLVRGAAIVASGAQLGDAASWHERAAQVRAQSTSSVIIGSAQRWFAPGSIERRPELSGRLLHALQDADDEGYARCCEALAAYDVRPRLGEIAAPVLAVFGRDDQVAPEAKSVEIAEGVRDGRVAVIESAAHLPPAEEPEQTAAVLREFFREVAR, encoded by the coding sequence ATGACGCAACCCGCGATCGCCCTGACCGAGCCGACCGGCCCTGCCGATGCGCCCCTGGTCGTGCTCGGTTCGTCGCTCGGCACATCCACGATCCTGTGGGAGGACGTCGTCCCTCTCCTCGTGGACGACTACCGGGTGGTGAGCTGGGACCTTCCCGGCCACGGAGCTGCGCCCGCGCCGACCGCGCCGTTCACGGTCGCCGAGATCGCCGATGCCGTCGCCGATGCCGTCCGCTCGATCGGTGGCGACGACATCCTCTACGCCGGGGTGTCCCTCGGCGGAGCGACCGGACTCGAACTGCTCCTGCGTCACCCCGGTCTCGTGCGCGGCGCGGCGATCGTCGCCTCCGGTGCTCAGCTCGGCGACGCGGCGAGCTGGCACGAACGGGCCGCCCAGGTGCGCGCGCAATCGACCTCGTCGGTGATCATCGGCTCGGCGCAGCGCTGGTTCGCCCCGGGCTCGATCGAGCGCCGCCCGGAGCTGAGCGGCCGGTTGCTGCACGCGCTGCAGGATGCGGACGACGAGGGTTACGCCCGGTGCTGCGAAGCGCTCGCCGCGTACGACGTGCGCCCGCGGCTGGGTGAGATAGCGGCTCCCGTCCTCGCGGTCTTCGGGCGCGACGACCAGGTGGCACCGGAGGCGAAGAGCGTCGAGATCGCCGAGGGCGTCCGCGACGGGCGCGTCGCGGTGATCGAGTCCGCCGCGCACCTGCCGCCGGCCGAGGAGCCGGAGCAGACCGCGGCCGTGCTGCGCGAGTTCTTCCGCGAGGTCGCGCGATGA
- a CDS encoding lyase family protein: MPSDEPGAPFTDVGLLSPVTVSHDALVADDAVAAALVTAEVALVRAWAVVGVAPDAVAAAASEEFGWSGGGALVDAEWLDTARLASAAVAGGNPVIPLIARLDDRASIQVRPWLHRGATSQDILDSALMLLSRRAGLHLLGVLRQVEAQLSGFAVVHRDTVAAARTLTQHAVPTTVGARAAGWLRGVTRARVRLGDAVGQLPAQLGGAGGTLASFVEIGGTDAASALPSAYAAELALAAPDAPWHVSRWPVTEFGDALVQAIDALGKLATDVATGSRTEIGELAEGVGGGSSAMPQKRNPTGAVLVRSAALRAPQLGATLHLAAALAADERPDGAWHAEWPTLRELLRLALGAAETTHALVTGLQVDEDAVARALAVTDGLLVSERLSILLAPVIGTDEVRRIVGAATAGGDLRALVREALEAALDRVPGAPHPADDVDALLDPAACTGLAGALVDRAVADAPADAARESIEAPTEEPA; this comes from the coding sequence TTGCCTTCTGACGAACCCGGGGCGCCCTTCACGGATGTGGGGCTGCTCTCCCCGGTGACGGTGTCGCACGACGCCCTCGTGGCCGACGATGCCGTGGCTGCCGCTCTCGTGACCGCCGAGGTCGCCCTCGTGCGGGCCTGGGCCGTCGTCGGTGTCGCCCCGGATGCGGTCGCCGCTGCCGCATCCGAGGAGTTCGGGTGGTCCGGGGGTGGCGCGCTCGTCGACGCCGAGTGGCTCGACACCGCGCGGCTGGCGAGTGCGGCCGTCGCGGGCGGCAATCCCGTCATCCCTCTCATCGCCCGGCTCGACGATCGCGCATCGATCCAGGTGCGTCCCTGGCTGCACCGCGGTGCCACGAGCCAGGACATCCTCGACTCGGCACTCATGCTGCTCTCCCGGCGCGCGGGGCTGCATCTGCTGGGGGTTCTCCGGCAGGTCGAGGCGCAGCTCTCCGGGTTCGCCGTCGTCCACCGCGACACGGTCGCCGCCGCCCGCACGCTGACGCAGCATGCCGTGCCGACCACCGTGGGTGCTCGTGCCGCGGGCTGGTTGCGCGGCGTCACCCGTGCGCGCGTCCGGCTCGGCGATGCCGTCGGGCAGCTTCCCGCGCAGCTGGGAGGCGCGGGCGGCACCCTCGCCTCCTTCGTCGAGATCGGCGGGACGGATGCGGCATCCGCTCTCCCGTCCGCGTACGCCGCAGAGCTCGCGCTCGCCGCCCCCGACGCGCCGTGGCACGTCTCGCGCTGGCCCGTCACCGAGTTCGGCGATGCGCTCGTGCAGGCGATCGACGCTCTCGGCAAACTCGCGACCGATGTCGCGACCGGCTCGCGCACCGAGATCGGCGAACTCGCGGAGGGCGTCGGCGGCGGTTCGAGTGCGATGCCCCAGAAACGCAACCCCACCGGCGCCGTGCTCGTGCGCTCGGCGGCGCTTCGGGCACCGCAGCTGGGAGCCACGCTGCACCTCGCGGCCGCGCTCGCCGCGGACGAACGCCCCGACGGTGCATGGCACGCGGAGTGGCCGACGCTGCGGGAGCTGCTGCGTCTCGCGCTCGGCGCTGCCGAGACGACACACGCGCTCGTGACCGGACTGCAGGTCGACGAAGACGCCGTGGCCCGTGCGCTCGCCGTGACCGATGGCCTGCTGGTGTCGGAGCGGCTGTCCATCCTGCTCGCGCCCGTGATCGGCACCGACGAGGTGCGCCGCATCGTCGGTGCCGCGACCGCGGGCGGCGACCTCCGCGCGCTCGTGCGCGAGGCGCTCGAAGCGGCGCTGGACCGGGTGCCCGGCGCGCCGCATCCCGCCGACGACGTCGACGCCTTGCTGGATCCCGCCGCCTGCACGGGACTCGCGGGCGCACTCGTCGACCGGGCTGTCGCCGACGCGCCGGCGGATGCGGCGCGCGAGAGCATCGAAGCGCCGACGGAGGAGCCCGCATGA
- the pcaG gene encoding protocatechuate 3,4-dioxygenase subunit alpha → MSEATRLPATSGQTVGPFFAFGLEYPKMHEVVFPHSSGAIVLSGTIYDGAGAPIPDAVIEIWGADTDGTISRARGSRRRDDHTFTGFGRSFTTDEGAYDFWTRNPGPIDGKAPFYAAVVFARGLPNKLHTRIYLPDDEELLAADPLLSSLEPHERATLVATRTPEGDLTHDIHLQGEKETVFLAF, encoded by the coding sequence ATGTCCGAAGCCACGCGCCTTCCCGCCACCTCCGGCCAGACGGTCGGACCCTTCTTCGCCTTCGGTCTCGAGTACCCCAAGATGCACGAGGTCGTCTTCCCGCACTCCAGCGGCGCGATCGTGCTGTCGGGGACGATCTACGACGGTGCGGGGGCTCCGATCCCCGACGCCGTGATCGAGATCTGGGGAGCCGACACCGACGGCACGATCTCCCGCGCGCGCGGCTCTCGTCGCCGCGACGACCACACCTTCACCGGCTTCGGTCGCAGCTTCACGACGGATGAGGGCGCGTACGACTTCTGGACGCGCAACCCCGGTCCGATCGACGGCAAGGCGCCGTTCTACGCGGCCGTCGTCTTCGCCCGCGGGCTCCCGAACAAGCTGCACACGCGCATCTACCTGCCGGACGACGAAGAGCTGCTCGCGGCGGATCCGCTGCTCTCCTCGCTCGAGCCCCACGAGCGCGCTACGCTCGTCGCGACGCGCACGCCCGAGGGTGATCTCACCCACGACATCCACCTGCAGGGCGAGAAGGAGACCGTTTTCCTTGCCTTCTGA
- the pcaH gene encoding protocatechuate 3,4-dioxygenase subunit beta, translating into MSTPPPQAAAPESLLASADMPTQSKINQEIADAHADAARRVAAGEDVPTTLYDFAPYRSSLLRHPTKNPRLVDPETIELFSPAYGQRDVAQIESDLTLQHRGEPQGERITVTGRLLDSWGRPLANQLVEIWQANAAGRYIHQRDQHPAPLDPNFTGAGRTITGDDGGFTFTTIKPGPYPWKNHINAWRPAHIHFSLFGGGFTQRLITQMYFPGDPLFALDPIYNTIRDQRDRDRLIAAYDHDLTVPEFSMGYRWDIVVDGPDATWFEPEGEH; encoded by the coding sequence ATGTCCACCCCTCCGCCCCAGGCTGCGGCTCCCGAGTCGCTGTTGGCCTCGGCCGACATGCCCACGCAGTCGAAGATCAACCAGGAGATCGCGGACGCGCACGCCGACGCCGCCCGTCGCGTGGCCGCCGGCGAGGACGTGCCCACCACGCTCTACGACTTCGCGCCCTACCGCTCGAGCCTGCTGCGCCACCCCACCAAGAACCCGCGGCTCGTCGACCCCGAGACCATCGAGCTGTTCTCGCCCGCGTACGGGCAGCGAGACGTCGCGCAGATCGAGTCCGACCTGACGCTCCAGCACCGCGGCGAGCCGCAGGGTGAGCGCATCACCGTCACGGGGCGCCTGCTCGACAGCTGGGGACGTCCTCTGGCCAACCAGCTCGTCGAGATCTGGCAGGCCAACGCGGCCGGCCGCTACATCCACCAGCGCGACCAGCATCCGGCTCCGCTGGATCCGAACTTCACCGGCGCCGGCCGCACCATCACGGGCGACGACGGCGGCTTCACCTTCACGACCATCAAGCCCGGTCCGTACCCGTGGAAGAACCACATCAACGCCTGGCGCCCCGCCCACATCCACTTCTCGCTCTTCGGCGGCGGCTTCACGCAGCGCCTGATCACGCAGATGTACTTCCCCGGCGACCCGCTGTTCGCGCTCGACCCGATCTACAACACCATCCGCGATCAGCGCGATCGCGACCGCCTGATCGCCGCCTACGACCACGACCTCACGGTGCCCGAGTTCTCGATGGGTTACCGCTGGGACATCGTCGTCGACGGCCCGGATGCGACCTGGTTCGAGCCCGAGGGAGAGCACTGA